The Arachis ipaensis cultivar K30076 chromosome B03, Araip1.1, whole genome shotgun sequence region AAGAAAAGGGGGGAAATTAGGGTTTGTTAAATCGGCGTGAGAGAATTCAGGGGTCGAGGCCGATGCAGCGGTAGTACCAGCCTTCCTTGCAAGAGCCGAATGCGAATGCAGATGCAGACGAAACGGGGAGGATTGCGCTCGCCCTTGAAGGAAGAAGGGGGCGCATGTAATCGCTGTTGCTTAGGGTTTCTACCATTCACAACCGATTTGAGCTTTGGGAGATGAGAAAAGAACGCACAAGAGGTAGAGGACCCAGCGTGTCggagagaaaaaaaattgaaactttgTTCAACTTTTCAAGGGTGCATTAGAAAACGTGGGGGAGCTTCCTTAAATAAGGGTAGCGTAGGGTTGGTGAAATTCGGAAATTTCGGATCCGGATTCGGGTCCTTAGGGTTCtagattttattgttgttttgttaatttaatttagttCAATCATGATTTTCATCTCAAATTGTGTGTGTGTGATTCTTTTCCCTTGAGATTGTGCGAGCTGAAAGACACGCAATTTTAACAAGGCCAACAAAATACTTAATTATTTACCCTAATTATTTTGGTTCATAACTTTTGTCTTGATTGGTTTATTTTATTGAATAtatacaaaatttaaaatataatatgtTAAGATTACTattagaaaaaattttaaattcttattttaataaatatataacaaatgtaataaaaaattaaatttttatttcttataaaaaattaaaaagtaagaaTATATATTAACTAAAAAATATCTATACAAAAATTTCTTTGGcagtaatatatttaattaatgcCATTAGAAAATTTGTTTACAAGAATCTATTTTCTTTTGTGAATTTTTAAAATGTGTGAGCTAAAGATGCGCATTTCTACTTTTACAACGAAGCCAGTATTTAATTCATGAATTTACCTCGTcaaaatttatcatttttgttttgatttttagaTCACTCAttttcctttttgatttcctgtgTGTTGAGGGTTGTTGAACTTGAACCAGAAACGTGTAGAAGATTACCGATTTGGTCATGTTTAGCATCGGATGCCCATTACAAAACATATTCTTTCTTAGGTTCATCGGTTCATGTGTACAGTACAGATGCTTGTTCAATTTCAAACAAACCAGCTTTCTATTAgaagaaataaatttttttaattgttaaaaaaaattatgaaagtaAAATATGATCTTtaactttttattgttttctcttttatatttattttttgtcttatttacaaaattaataataaaaaattacattttatctttcaattgttaaaaaaaattgagaaagtcTATTTTCTCTGTTagaccctttttatttttattcagttttagataaaaaattatataatatgtcATAATAGGGGGAATGTCATTgctttgaatttgtattttgttTGGCACATATTTGAATTTAGATATAGATTTTCataataaaggaataaaactgGTTCCATGCCTCCTTGGGCTCTACGCATTTCCATTTGAAGagaaaaaatctgaaaaaaaaaattaaccagtacaaacaaataaataaataatgtaaaataaacttttggcaagttGTTTAATatgaattaatataaaaaatgtcGAAATAATGTAAATCTTATTCTGATTTTCTCTGCTTCAGTTTATTGGTAACAAATTTATACAAAAACAagttaattaaaattatattgaatttaattttaataatccaGCCATGTCTTTTGTTCCCCAAACGTTTAAAATCCCATCGACACTCGACAGTGGGCGCGTGTTTCGTTGTGACGCATTTGACCATGATCAGAATTCCAAAGTAGTATGCTAAGTACGCCAGAAAATTCAAGAGCGGCGTCATTAGTAGATTCTTAAATATTATTTCACCCCACTTGTATTGTAGTTGTAGAAtaaaactttgtttttaaatGTTAGCCATCAATATctgaaaatatatattattaattgtgCATAGATTGGAACCCCATTTTTCCAGGCATCAAATTCCACATGGTGATGGCTTTCAAGACAGAGACTCTCATAATCATAACTCAGTTGCAAATGGATACTGAATCGGTGAATCCTATTGGGGGGTGCAATTGGATTTCAACTTTTATTTTTGTTCAATCAATCAAACTAAAACGGCGGCCGATTATCCTAAATTAATTTACAAGTAATAATTTTGTTTCGAGTATTTATTTTAAGTTTTGGTACTATAAGTTGCGACTGAAAGTCTTCGACTAATTCACGTGCTTTCTACTACCAATTAACGCAGAGCATAGTGCACCATGAATTAAATAACAAACTATCAGCTAATGCATGTAATTTGATACTTATTTTTTAAGTCAAGTTTGACATAACATTTAGCTATTAAGAAAGTGATTTAAAACTTTATTTCTACAGTGAATTGAACTAATTAATCAAAacgttttttttaatatatattatttatcatTTCTGTTAACGAGATTTGAACCTAGGATCAAGAAGCTTTCTTCCTTTAAAATGCTCCTGATATATTTGATTTAGTTAGATGTGATTCAAATTTCTACAGATTTTGTTTCCTAATTTCCTCCCtactttttttaaaattgttttgatAAACTATTACTTTCGGTGGGTCCAGGTTCCAGAATTCAATCTACTTGTGGGCCGTACTCTGAAGCTGATCTGCATCTATTGGGCCTACCTAAAAAGGCCTCATAACTATTTTGTGGTGATGGATAAAGTAGGTactactacaaaaaaaaaaggataaagtaGGTACAGCAGGTCCAGTAAACTTAGTTTTTTAAAGGATGTGACCctcttgaccaaaaaaaaaaaagatgtgacCCTTCAAAAATATCTTGTATAAAATTGTATAGCGCTATAATTTCTAAAATTCTTTTAAGGTGTAATTTTTAGAGGCCTGCtatacatacaagtctttttgtcttacaagtcttacaagttggtaCAAGCCTAATAAAAAACACGCATTACACTCCCAtattcaagagtaaataaacgcacgttattcaaccacttcatgtttccaaagcgcgctactcaccatgcattataaacaactctttttcttcttcctcaatGAAAataagtttcttgccaaatttggaGATAATGgaattcagaaatacacccaaacgattacagaaatacacccaaacgattatagaaatacacccaaaggatttaagaaatatacccaaaggattacaaaaattacacccaaaggatttaagaaatacacccaaaattcgttgaagtacaccttatgcataattcagaactctttctctttctcctcctcatcttcagctgcttcttcttcttcttcaaaaacgatttcagagcttaatgtcaaaaaacaatggaaatcgagaataacgaagaaagaaaacagagagaaaagtacgtaaatgaagaaggagaaagagaaggcaagaaacgaaagaaaagaagaagaataagaagaagaagaagaggaagaagaatgtgcagcaagaagaagaagaaggtgcagtgaaaacgtgcagtaacggttgaagaaggagaaagagaaggcaagaaacgaaagaaaagaagaagaagaagaagaagaggaagaggaagaagaacgtgcagcaagaagaagaagaaggtgcagtgaaaacgtgcagtaatagttgaagaaggagaaagagaaggcaagaaacgaaagaaaagaagaagaacgtgcgCAAGAAGGTGcacttgtaaagacttgtataaaaaaatgcttgtatgtggagaatttctCTAATTTTTATTGGTTAAAATCGAGAATCTAACTTATGAAGTTATGATACTTAACATTTATATGTGTATCTAGTACGTTGAACCATAGTTATTAGAATTAAACCGGTAATTGATTCGGTCATACGATTGGGTTATTGGACTATTGGTTCAACTAGTGAATCACTGATTCACCCAGTTGATCcggttataattaaaaaatatataaaattataaaaataaaataaaaaattaaatacatattttaaaaatatattaataacaatcaaatatcaattcttagatataatttatggtgcaaaaaaagataataaattagtcactagtacaaaatactttctcaatttaaatgaacaagtgaaaaaacaaaaaataacacaATCAATATCAATATGTTCATATATCCCATGTATTGTTACTTGTTTGATATCCATGTCAATCCATGCTTAAAAggataaaaacataaaaattcattCATCGTTTATTATATATTTACTTTTTGTCACTTATATTGTTAAGAAACAAAGTCATGCAGTGGTAAGGGAAGTGCGTTGCATGCATGCAGTCTTGGGTGTATTGTGGATCCACACTGGTCAACTGCAGTCTGAAGTGCGAATCGGTCGATTTTTAACATAGTTGACCGGTTCAATTGTAAATCCGATCCAATTAACGAACTGAATCTGCCAAACCATCAGTTCACCAGTTTTCCAATTGAACCGGCCGATTCGATTCAGTTCTGATAACTTTGCATTGAACCTGCGATTCTTATTAATgaaatttgttttttaaaaaagtGGCACTTTGCTCCTGTTTTAATGTCTTGTTAAGACAAACTAACTACAAAAATACATAGATCTATGTACATATATATCAACTAATGTTATATCTAAGTCCTCGATTATATTATAATGTAAGTCACATTTTTCTTTGTTAATAGAGATTTCGACTCATGAAGAGACTCGATTGTGGTGTATAGGAAGTCAAAACATGGCACAGATGGCCATAGAAAAAATTTCCTTTGACTATAACAAGAATAAAATGGTGATCAAGGTCAAAGGCTTAATGACTTGAGGAAGGTTAAAGAACAGGGTCGAAACCAAGAATGTATCACGTGGTAAATATGGATGCAATACAAGAACAAGAAGTTTGAAAAGCAAGGCAAGATAGAACGTGGGGTATCATGATAAAAATGCTTCAGGGTCAAGGCAAGGTCGTGGCTTAAAAAAAGGGAGCAAACCAGGTCAGGGTCAAGATTATTCAGGAGCAAGTCTATCCTTGTGATCTACAAATAGGAAGAACTCAGAAGCGTTTGGGGACTTCAATGAATAACACTAGATTATCATCTAAACTCATAAAATTTTCAGTCTTAGTGACGCAAATAGGGTATTAAATGAAGTCAGAACAAACAATGTTGCTCATGCTTATGTCAAAATATAACTCAAGCTATCGAGTAAATCCTAAATAGAGCGAGATTAAATATAACGGTGACAAATCAACTTTATTTTATATCCCCTTTTCAAATTATGTTTTGCAGGCTGAACTACCCAGGAGAGTCAAAACTCCTAAATCCCTTACAAAGTTTGCTGGGAAAAGTGGGAAATCGATTATAGAGCACATTGCTCGGTATTCAGTTGAAATAGGCGAGTTAGCTAATAATGAATATTTGAAAATCAGATATTTTCTCTCTTCACTAACAAAGAACGCTTTCACTTGGTTTTCAAATTTGTAACCTAATTCGATCCATAGTTGGGTTCAATTAAAAAGAAGTTTTCATGATCAATTTCTTTAGGGGTGAAATGAATGTGACTTTATCTGATTTATTTACagtaaagagaaaaaaaactgAGTTGATTGATGACTACCTTATCCGATTCAAGAATATGAGAAATAAATATTTCACTCCGATTCCTAAGCCTGAAATAGTTAATAACTTAATATGGCTATTAATGGGCTTGATTTCAATATTCGAAAAAAATTAGTAAATCAACAATTTCTTGACCTGACTCAGTTGGCTAATAAAGTCCAACAAATTGAgaagttaaataaagaaaaagaagagctagagtcgaataaaataaaactattttttttcaataaaaaagtgAACTACATTGACTATATAAGCGAGGAAGAGTCGAACAGTAAATCTGCTTTTGCTGCAGAACTAAAATATGGGCCTCCTTATGTGTGTTAATCTCTTAATCTGACAAAAGATAAGACTCCTTTGTTAGGAAGAAAGAATTATTCTTTCGACCTAACAAAAGCTGAGTAGATTTTCGATATGTTGTTTAAAGATAAGCAGCTTGTACTTCTGAAGGGAAAAGAATGCCATTTGTttctgaaattagaaataaaaaattttgcaaaTGTTATTAAGCTTCTGGGCATTATACTGACAATTGTGTTTGTTTCAAGGACTTGATACAAAAGCCTATTGACGAAAGTCGATTAAAGTTTGCTAATGAGCCTGAAATGAAGGTGGATTTTGATCTCTTCCAAGTGGCATCGAACTTCGCTGAAACAGGAGAAATGGCATTTATAGTCAACATTGCTTGTGTCGAGCCTGTAAAGAAAGATGAGCAGTTCGAGCTAGACATGTTTGAGGCATAAAGTTCTATTTATCCAAAGACAAGAGAAGATCTATTAGGTTTCTTGTTGAGACAAAAGGAGGAGAAAGGAAATGTAGCTATATGCCCTTGATATAGTGTCTTGCTCGACACTTCAGCTACTAAGGCTTTCGACTCGTATAAAAAAGTAGAGGATGTGTTCATCAGGAAGAATTAAGACAAGCTCAACTGAAGCAAAGGATTAAAGGTCGAGTCTGTAGCTGATTCTGTCAAACAACACATGCACACGGTGGTGACAATTGACCAGAAACCCCAGGGGGTGTCAAGTCGAACTAGAGTTCCTCCGTCCAATTTATCAAATAACAAATGGGGATAGAACAATGTCCCAAACTACTCCAGGAATTACAATTTCATTGTTTCTAGAGGAGGTTTTGAAAATTAGGCTGGAGCCTAGAAAAGAGGTGGCTCCAGATGAGGAGCAGGTAGAAGGGGCAACGGTCAAGGAAGGTCTCGACGCAATTTTCAAGAAAGAGCTCCCTTCATTCCAAGAACTATGGTCCAAGCGTAAAATGCTTATGTCAATACATAAGGGCCATATCCAAAATTGAGCAAAGAAAGTAAGTCACCTCAGAAGCAAGAACAAAAAGGTGACAAGGTATCCTCGAGCAAAGACCAAGGGATGGAGGAGTCGAAGGAGATATCGGCTATCCAGTCGATCAAGTTGATTCCCAAAGGAAAAGAAGATGAGGAGGCactaacaaaaaattttaactcTGGTTTTGAGGATGACTTAGATGTAATGTTTGGAGAAACTAGGCAATCCTGGTTCCAAATCCGAACTGGGTACCTCCTTCTGCTACGTCCCCCCTGTAGATGCAGTGACCCCGTCGATAGAGATAGCGGTGGGTGATACCTCTAGTGCTCCTGAGCAGGATGTCCCTCCACCACTGCCATCATCTGGTTGAGGATTTGGCCCGATGGCATGTAGTAATGTGTTCAATTTTATAATATTAAGTTTGTTTATCTTATGTGATTGTTACTGTGCGGTTTATTCTGTGATAGGTTTGCATCGAACCCACAATGCTTGCACACAGGAGATATCCGAGGTTATTAAGTCCATGTACGATCATCCACGGCTGACCTACACGCAGATCCCAACTGAGATAAGAGAGCGCTGATTTCATAAGTGGGCGGTAAGAACCCAATTTGGTTAGAATTGATTTACTgtatttgaaattgattttcttcCAACTAACTAATGTTGGTGAATCACTTTTTGTAGTTAAAATTCATATAGGATGTGGAGCATAACCTCATGATCCAGAAGATCTATGACCATCGGACAGCCAAATATTTTCTGCAGATGATGAGCAATGTTCGTCAGGAAAAAGACCACCTGACGAAGTGGATCCATCAAAATATCAAGCGTGACCTGGAGGCTCACTTACGAGATAACGAGGCCTTCAAGTGTCGATGTCTGATGAACATGGCCAATAGGGCTTCGCCCAGGTCATCGAGGTATATGGGTGGGTCGGCAACCTTCGTGAAGATGAAGACAAAATTGGTAAGAATTTTGGCATTATTTTATGTTATAGTAGTTGCTTAAATTAGTTAGAAGAGTTTACGGTgtttaatttcctttttcattatcaAGTTAGCCAATTTAATTAGTAGAGTTTAAGgtgtttaattttcaattttagtggatttaggatAGGTTAGGATACGTTATGATATGTTAGATTAGGCTTTGAGATTACTGGAAAACATTGGATTATTTAATTGTTTGCTGATTCTTGCTACTAAAATTGTTCAGAAAATGCTTGACTGTGAAAATAATGATGTTAATTTGGTTTGGATGGAACCCTTCAAAGGTGGCTAAATCTGAATTTCAGGGGAGATTAtcgaaatttttataagatttttatttaaatcgaaaaaattaaaattatattttcgaAATTAGAATAGAGATTTCCTGCTGCATATATATTTGTCAGTCATTGTTTAATTTAttcgtttattttattttttggttgatatattaatttgtagTCTAAGTCATTGGATCGTGAGGAGACGCTGgcagagaccttcaagtatacctATACTTTGAAGACAAACAACGAGAGATTTGCTGACGAGCGGTCTACGGCCCACtatgtgagtttaaattaatcCTAAATTTCAGCTTCATGTGGTATAAAGtcaattatttaactattatccTAATCACAACTAACATGTGTGACGCAAGAGGAGTATCAGCAGAGGTTGGACGCTGCGACCCAGCATTCTCAGCCACCTGGTGGACCCGACGAAGCTGGCTTCGAGACCTCAGTCATGGATCCCAACAGGATTTGGTGCGAGACCGCCTCTGAACCCACAAGAATCGCCACTTCAGGTTGGGATCGTTCTTCTCCAATGGCCTCCACTCCTCCGCGTTGGCAGCTTTttctgcctctgcctctgccaCCAGCCCTGCTGATCCCCAGGAAGTTATCGACTTGAGGGAGGAGGTGTATGTAGAAGCTAACACAGGATCTTCACCAGTAGCAGGAGCAGTCTGAGTAGAGGTATCGAGAGATTCTTGCACGCGTTGCCGCCAGCTCGGACTTGACGGAGAAGCTGGAGCAGCTCGAGTGGCTGCGACAGCAGATAGAGGAGTACAGCTAGCAGATTCGCACTGGAGGCAGCCGCACTGCTGCTTCTAACGGTGCTGCTGGTGGGGATTCGACAACAGTACCTACTACGCTGCCACAGTAGGGGACCACGACGCCGCCACCGCCAACGATGACGATGATTGTCAAGATCTATAGGAGTTAGGGTTTTATgcatttttgtttgtttagggtACATTACTTTACTTCTATGACATTTTATTGTATTCAtaccatttatttttaataaaataatttgtcgATTTTTGCTAATTTTATATTTCTAATTACAATTTGGTTAACAAGAGTTTTAATTTGAGTTGACTATTAGTTATGGCTAAATTATGcccaaactaaaaaataaaaaacaaaaatcctACCAGCGGATGTATCGTCGGATAAGTTTTGGTGCCATTTGAAACGAAATGACGCCAAAGTTACCGTCGGATAAATCCAACGGTAGTCATCAACTTAGGCTTGATAATCCATTGAAAACACCGATagaaaatccgtcgataattaGTGTCGGACTGAAAAAAACCGTCGGTAAGATGTTTCTAGCATCGTTTATACCGTCAACTACCAGGACGACAATAAATTTGACAGTAATGTACTTAGCAGCAAATTTATTTGATTAATCTGATAGTAAATCTCACAGTAAcaaacatttttcttgtagtggaagaACCAGGACGACCAGCACCAACAGTGAGCCGTCAGGCCTCTGGCGTGGCAATGACAAAGGGAGGATAGTAGTGGTCGGTGAGGAAAAGGAGCGAGTGTTTGAGGAGGCGGCAAAATCTAAAAGCAAAAAGGTGACGCATGATATATAGATGATATAAGGTAGTGTTTGATTGTTATTCATGTCTCTCTAAGATATGAACGTGGTGACACACATGCTCTGTTAGTTTCATAAGACATAATTTTTAGATGGACACAGATGGGTACGAGGACACTAAATTTGTGTACCTCCATATAATTGAAAAACTGAGacatatatctttatttaatttttaaaatttcaaaatttaccCTCCCATTCTCTCAAACCTATCTCCCTCCTGTATGTTAGCATCTTCTACCTCCCTCCAACTTCTCATTCTATTTTCAGTGACTCACGATTCTTTCCTCTCTCTCCTATCTTCCCTCCACCACTACCTTCGCCTCCATTACTGCTCTCTTCGAGACTCTCACTGTCACCACCGCTACCGCGCCCTCTTTTCTTCGTTCTCCATTGTCCATCGCCGCCTTTCTCCCTCTTCCTCTTCATGGCATCCATCGAGCCGTCTCTCTCTTTTCCTCTTCTCGTTGCTCACTGTCGCCTCTCTTCCACTCTTCCTCTTTGCCCATTGTGATTCGATCACTCTCTCTTTTCGATGATTTCGAATACTTGAGCGTGGAGTACTACGAGTGTCTGTTGCTTCGGGTGGCGGAAGACGACGAAGATATGATGGAGGCGGAGGTGTATTTCGGGCACAATGGATTTAGGAAAGTGCTATGAAAGAAGAGAGGTGAGGTGGTGCCGAAGAATATCTAccttttatatttgtttttatttttttaataaaaaagaagaattgttgaattaaattttgaaagagatcTTGTTGGTAATAATAATTTGGGTTGAagttaatttatttttggttatgAATGGTGTTGGAGAAAAATAGATGGTGATAAATGAAAAATCTGGGTGGTAGTAGTGAAAGTAAAAAATGAGAGTATTATAGACTTTTTAAGATTTTGAGTGTTTTATGTATTTGCTTTTTGctaaacataatatatatatgttttagtGTCTACGTCATTTCAGTATATAGAAACTGAGGGACTAATTTATATTAAATTGAATACATATAAAGGGATAAAAATATATTAcgaataattttaatatataaataatatttatcaGTAATATATCCAAAACATACCTGCATAATAAATGCAATGCACTTATATTTTATCGATCCCTTTGCATTGTGAGGCTACGGTTGAATGCAGCACATGAATAGATAACATATAGCTGTTTCTGGGGTCCTCCGTGTTCAAATTTTTGTCATAAGAATCTGACAGTTAGGTTATTTAATGTCCCTTATATAATTAAGGAAGCACACGCGGTCATGGcaagaagtatatatatataggaaaatGCTAGTTGTACAATATTAATCAGCCTTTAATCAGCCTTTAAtcagatttaaataatatttaattatttttttagtgtaaCATGTTCCTATTTTGTAGATACATATctataattagattttaatttaaatttaaattttaaaatccaccCACTTCATTGGTGGTTACGGTGACTTTGCTTTACTTTCGTAACTTCACGTAACAGATACATTTTTTTAAATTCCTTATTCTACGGGATATTCATAGTGAATTCCAAACCAAAAAGGATGCTGCCAGCTGAATTCTCCATCTCGTCTTCATTGGTGAAGACCATCACCACCTTCCAGCTGAAGCACTCTCTCATTTTGCATTGGTGAAAGGTATCATTATTTTCCACACATGTGTTTatgtaatttgttaagaaatatcatgttcaatatttttaattatattttaatttaaacataaaaacaCTCTGCTGATTTAATTGGAACAAGGTTggtcttatttaattttattaataaagttgttgcaaataaagtatataatcaacaattaatttaaaattgtgtTGTTATTTTTCGATTATAATACATATGATAGTAtgatattttatacaaaatatttttaaaacacatctaaaatcagTCAACtttaataatacaatataaatgttaataatacaattatgaatggtcgaatataattatatacataaactaaaatattttcaattgtagtttcttttttaattgtaacacatctaaaatattaagttatataaaaaatatttttaaaacacatccaaaatcataaatctagaatttaaatttaaacattaaaaaataattgtaacacatctaaaattatgaagttatacaaaaaattgtaacacatctaaaattatgaagttatacagaaaatataaaatcataaatctaaaatctaaatttaaacattaaaaaataattgtaacacatctaaaattatgatgttatacagaaaatatttttaaaacacatccaaaatcataaatctaaaatttaaatttaaacattaaaaagacAGCGTTGTAAATGAGCTCCGAAAAGGAGGAAGGCAGCGTTGAGGATGAGCGCGGAAGAGGATGAACGACAGCGGATGATGACTTCTCGATGTGCACCTCTGAGTTTTCCATGTGCACCTCTGAATTTTCGACATGGCGCAAACGTGACTTCTCTACTTTTTTTGAGTGTTTTGTAcgagtttaattaataatttgatagTTTAAGATTTATTTAATAAAGTTGTTGGCCCCCTAAACTTGGCCAATCAAAATAGCTGAAGATTTTGACTCGATGCTCGATGGGAATGAAGAGGACGACCGGTCAACTAGTCTCCCATGACTGCCACTTGCATTGCTATATAAACACCCATCCACGCTCTCACCATATATACAAACTATTCTTTTTATTAGTATTGTCTCTTCCTAGTTACCACTTACCACTCATCATCATAATGAACAACAATGGTAGTAGTGGTAGTAGTGTTGCTCCAAAGATAGTGCAGATCGAAACAAGGTACGTTGAAACCGACCCTATTAACTTCAGACAAGTTGTTCAATCTCTCACTGGCAAGAACTCTTCCATGCCTATTGTTACTCCTTCACCGTTATCTTTCACTGAacgagaacaagaagaagaagcaattatggCATATCGTCATGGTAGTGTCGGTGCCAAGAagcctcaagaacaagttgccgTCAATCATCATGCTGCTACCATCATACTCAACAACAATGTTTCCTTCAAGGACTTTGATGCATTGTTGTCTGATTTGCCTTCCATTCACGACCTACTCTACTAGCTAGCTAGCTAAGCTACTATACATACATTATATACATTACATTAATTACTCTGCTTAATTTTCGCTCTTGTTTGATCCAACTTAATTAACTGTAAGTCTGAAATATACAATTACTTAATTACCATCAATTTCGTTCCCAATATACTGTAAACTGTGTTAGTTCGCGTAACTagttagttatatatatatatatatcggttCAACTAGGTATCCTTTAAAAATCGTACAACATTCAgccttttattacaataattaaaaaaaaaaagcaaacacaattaaaaattatgaatagatttattgtctttttataatta contains the following coding sequences:
- the LOC107634011 gene encoding uncharacterized protein LOC107634011 translates to MNNNGSSGSSVAPKIVQIETRYVETDPINFRQVVQSLTGKNSSMPIVTPSPLSFTEREQEEEAIMAYRHGSVGAKKPQEQVAVNHHAATIILNNNVSFKDFDALLSDLPSIHDLLY